From a single Pseudomonas sp. A34-9 genomic region:
- a CDS encoding TonB-dependent receptor: protein MHYRSRSLLAAAVVSAIWQLPANAEETSASADSESRLGTVLVTGTRGTSRTVLDSPVPVDVLTAEDLKSAGAADGELGAALQTLLPSFSLPRQSNSGGADHVRAAQLRGMSPDQVLVLVNGKRRHTSAVVNDSSKIGRGTAPVDFNSIPLSAIKRIEVLRDGAGAQYGSDAIAGVINIILDDAPEGGEVSTSYGAYHTHQDAIDKTTTDGQNSVTTAKIGTRLGEEGGFIRGGTEYKDRNPTNRAGFDGFADSPGQRNYVMGDGVARDVNLWFNSELPLAGGKAYSFGTYNQRHTTGAEFYRYPYEQPQFYPNGYLPQSLGDNKDVSATAGFKGLIGDEWDFDSSVTHGRNRFDGSTRRTLNVSLGEDSPTKFDTGDYELRQTTTNLDFSRELRLGERSFVLAVGGEYRYENYLTYAGDEASYIGSGADGANGLRPSEESDLDRNVFGTYAELSGDLTDRFFVDAATRWEHYDDAGSKLTGKLSGRYKLTEQWALRGAVSNNFRAPSLAQSGFQNTTSNFGDGGTLTDIRVLSVNDPIARALGAEKLDPETSKNFSLGLTFQLNDRFDASLDVFRIDVKDRITLSQRIGSDALENYINDNFGVAGVHDVNFFTNAADTSTHGAELVLNYHQPFYEGQLGLTTAYTYNHTKVTSTKGTPSQLTALGIGNDALVGVEETNTLTDAAPKDRFIFSANWASEHWGLLGRLTRQGETTRVFDFGDSQPEQTYGAVWQLDAEVAYKFTPKFNIAVGGNNLTDNYPERSGSAINYGGNLPYDVLSPIGTNGAYYYARATYGF, encoded by the coding sequence ATGCATTACCGTTCCCGTTCATTACTGGCGGCTGCCGTCGTGTCTGCCATCTGGCAACTTCCGGCCAACGCAGAAGAAACCTCCGCCAGTGCCGACAGCGAATCTCGACTCGGCACCGTGCTGGTCACCGGCACCCGGGGTACTTCACGCACCGTGCTCGATTCGCCGGTGCCGGTCGACGTGCTCACCGCCGAAGACCTCAAATCCGCCGGCGCCGCTGATGGCGAACTCGGCGCGGCGTTGCAGACGCTGCTGCCATCCTTCAGCCTGCCGCGCCAATCCAACTCCGGTGGCGCCGACCATGTGCGTGCAGCGCAACTGCGTGGCATGAGTCCGGATCAGGTGTTGGTGCTGGTCAACGGCAAGCGCCGCCACACTTCAGCGGTGGTCAACGACTCCTCGAAGATCGGTCGCGGTACCGCACCGGTGGATTTCAACTCGATCCCGCTCAGCGCGATCAAACGCATCGAAGTGCTGCGTGACGGTGCCGGTGCGCAGTACGGCTCCGATGCGATTGCCGGGGTGATCAACATCATCCTCGACGACGCGCCCGAGGGCGGCGAAGTGTCGACCAGTTATGGCGCCTATCACACCCATCAGGACGCCATCGACAAGACCACCACCGACGGCCAGAACAGCGTCACCACCGCGAAGATCGGCACGCGCCTGGGCGAGGAGGGCGGGTTTATCCGCGGCGGGACCGAATACAAGGATCGCAACCCGACCAACCGCGCCGGTTTCGACGGTTTTGCCGACAGCCCCGGCCAGCGCAACTATGTGATGGGCGACGGCGTTGCGCGGGACGTCAACCTCTGGTTCAACAGTGAACTGCCGCTGGCCGGCGGCAAGGCCTACAGCTTCGGCACTTACAACCAGCGCCACACCACCGGCGCCGAGTTCTATCGCTACCCGTACGAACAGCCACAGTTCTACCCCAACGGCTACTTGCCGCAATCGCTCGGCGACAATAAAGACGTCTCCGCCACCGCCGGTTTCAAAGGCCTGATCGGTGACGAGTGGGACTTCGACAGCAGCGTCACCCACGGTCGCAACCGCTTCGATGGCTCGACCCGGCGCACGCTTAATGTCAGCCTCGGCGAAGACTCACCGACGAAGTTCGATACCGGCGATTACGAGTTGCGCCAGACCACCACCAACCTCGACTTCAGCCGTGAACTGCGTCTCGGCGAGCGCTCGTTCGTACTCGCGGTCGGCGGTGAATACCGCTACGAAAATTACCTGACCTACGCCGGTGACGAGGCCTCCTACATCGGCTCCGGAGCGGACGGCGCCAATGGCCTGCGCCCGAGCGAAGAGTCGGATCTGGATCGCAACGTGTTCGGCACCTACGCCGAGCTGTCCGGTGATCTCACCGACCGCTTCTTCGTCGACGCCGCCACCCGCTGGGAGCATTACGACGATGCCGGCAGCAAACTCACCGGCAAGCTCAGTGGTCGCTACAAACTCACCGAACAATGGGCCCTGCGCGGTGCGGTCTCGAATAACTTCCGCGCGCCATCGCTGGCTCAGAGCGGCTTCCAGAACACCACCAGCAACTTCGGCGACGGCGGCACGCTGACTGACATCCGTGTGCTCTCGGTCAACGATCCGATCGCCCGTGCACTGGGCGCCGAGAAGCTTGATCCGGAAACCTCGAAGAATTTCAGTCTCGGACTGACCTTCCAGTTGAATGACCGCTTCGATGCCTCGCTGGACGTGTTCCGCATTGACGTCAAAGATCGCATCACCCTGTCGCAACGCATTGGCAGCGATGCCCTGGAAAATTACATCAACGACAACTTCGGCGTTGCTGGCGTGCACGACGTCAACTTCTTCACCAACGCTGCGGACACCAGCACCCATGGCGCCGAACTGGTGCTCAACTACCATCAGCCGTTCTACGAAGGGCAACTGGGCCTGACCACCGCGTACACCTACAACCACACCAAAGTCACCAGCACCAAAGGCACGCCGTCGCAACTGACGGCACTGGGCATCGGCAATGACGCCCTCGTGGGCGTCGAGGAAACCAATACCCTGACCGATGCCGCGCCGAAGGATCGCTTCATCTTTTCGGCCAACTGGGCCAGTGAACACTGGGGCCTGCTCGGGCGGTTGACGCGCCAGGGCGAGACCACCCGCGTGTTCGACTTCGGTGACTCGCAGCCCGAGCAAACCTACGGCGCCGTGTGGCAGCTGGACGCCGAAGTGGCTTACAAATTCACCCCGAAATTCAACATTGCCGTGGGCGGTAACAACCTCACCGACAACTACCCGGAACGTTCCGGTTCGGCGATCAACTACGGCGGCAACCTGCCGTACGACGTGCTCTCGCCAATCGGCACCAACGGCGCCTACTACTACGCCCGCGCTACCTATGGTTTCTGA
- a CDS encoding helix-turn-helix transcriptional regulator gives MRKMPRHPYQNTPRDAVVTAIDYADGTLFPLHDHQRGQFAYAASGVITVFTDDGNWVVPPQRGIWVPAQLPHSMQMRGPVTLHNTYIRKQAAQRLGLPGQCQVLDVSPLLRHLLLKAVAVPARYSTQGHDAHLMGLLLHEIASMPALSLNAPLPAEPRLATVCRAFLQQPSLQVGIDDMAHRAGMSRRTFTRHFRLHTGISFIEWRQQACLLAAIVMLGNGQSVTQVAMDLGYSSSSAFATVFKQVMGEVPSRYF, from the coding sequence ATGCGAAAAATGCCCCGTCATCCCTATCAAAACACCCCGCGCGATGCCGTCGTGACTGCCATTGATTACGCGGACGGCACGCTGTTCCCGCTGCACGATCATCAGCGCGGCCAATTTGCCTACGCTGCCAGCGGCGTCATCACCGTTTTTACCGATGACGGCAACTGGGTCGTGCCGCCGCAACGCGGCATCTGGGTGCCGGCGCAACTGCCCCACTCCATGCAAATGCGCGGGCCTGTCACGCTGCACAACACCTATATCCGTAAACAAGCGGCGCAGCGCCTCGGACTGCCGGGGCAATGTCAGGTACTGGACGTGTCGCCGTTGTTGCGCCATCTGCTGTTAAAAGCCGTCGCTGTGCCCGCGCGCTATTCCACCCAAGGGCATGACGCCCATTTGATGGGCTTGCTCCTGCATGAAATCGCCAGCATGCCCGCGCTTTCGCTCAATGCGCCGTTGCCGGCGGAACCTCGATTGGCGACGGTATGCCGTGCGTTTCTGCAGCAACCTTCTTTGCAGGTCGGTATCGACGACATGGCGCACCGTGCGGGCATGAGTCGACGCACCTTTACCCGACACTTTCGGCTGCACACCGGGATCAGCTTTATCGAATGGCGGCAACAAGCCTGTCTGCTTGCCGCGATTGTCATGCTGGGCAACGGTCAATCGGTCACACAAGTCGCCATGGACTTGGGATACAGCAGCTCCAGTGCGTTTGCGACGGTGTTCAAGCAAGTGATGGGGGAAGTGCCGAGTCGCTACTTTTAG
- a CDS encoding EamA family transporter, whose protein sequence is MHKKHFVLAVLVTAVWGLNFPVTKLGLAAIDPLLLTALRFTLAALPWVFFVERPRVAFHWLAAYGLIFGVAMWALINLGIAWGVPPGTASLLIQFSAFFTLGWGVVFFGERLGRLQWLGILLAAAGLMGIVLSRPGDASTAGLALVIGSALAWSIGNVVIKVSKVREIFAFVVWASLFPPIPLMLLTWLLHGTAPFTALPSQLNALTVFSLAFQVYAATHFSYWGWNLLLREYPMSRVAPLSLLIPVFGILSSMAIFGQHPSLFDWLSISLVLMAIPLGSGHVQAMLLRLRVLN, encoded by the coding sequence ATGCACAAAAAGCATTTTGTACTCGCCGTTCTGGTGACGGCTGTCTGGGGATTGAACTTCCCCGTGACCAAACTCGGACTGGCCGCTATCGACCCGCTGTTGTTGACCGCGCTGCGTTTCACGTTGGCTGCATTGCCTTGGGTGTTTTTCGTCGAGCGTCCACGCGTGGCGTTCCACTGGCTGGCTGCTTACGGATTGATTTTCGGTGTGGCGATGTGGGCGTTGATCAACCTCGGTATTGCCTGGGGCGTGCCCCCCGGAACGGCATCGCTGCTGATCCAGTTCAGTGCGTTTTTTACCTTGGGTTGGGGCGTGGTCTTCTTCGGCGAACGTCTGGGACGTCTGCAATGGCTTGGCATTTTGTTGGCCGCCGCCGGCCTGATGGGCATCGTACTCAGTCGCCCCGGCGACGCATCGACGGCAGGTTTGGCACTGGTCATTGGCAGCGCCCTGGCGTGGAGCATTGGCAACGTCGTGATCAAGGTCTCGAAGGTGCGTGAGATTTTCGCCTTTGTGGTGTGGGCGAGCTTGTTCCCGCCCATCCCGCTCATGCTGCTGACGTGGCTGCTGCATGGCACCGCACCGTTCACTGCGCTGCCGTCGCAGCTCAATGCGCTGACGGTGTTTTCGCTCGCGTTTCAGGTCTATGCCGCGACGCACTTCAGTTATTGGGGATGGAACCTGCTGTTGCGCGAATATCCGATGTCGCGCGTGGCACCGTTGTCGCTGTTGATCCCTGTGTTCGGCATCCTCAGCTCGATGGCGATTTTCGGTCAGCACCCAAGCCTTTTTGACTGGCTTTCGATCTCGCTGGTGTTAATGGCGATTCCCTTGGGATCAGGGCACGTGCAGGCAATGCTGCTGCGCCTTCGTGTGCTTAATTAA
- a CDS encoding class I SAM-dependent methyltransferase — MSDTSTSPAEKFDTSRANEYARQSRIALAGYDACHDLAACMLAASLGSRPADILVVGAGGTAQEIIAMAALEPQWRFIAVDPSAPMLEAAVQHLEANDLLHRTQVHLGHVEELPADAAFDAATLIGVLHHLNGDDPKRQILQSIQARLRPGAPLIVAGNHYAYASQPLLLQAWGQRWRQQGASAEEVKAKLGKILQGADPPHSEAAVQALLREAGFGEATRFFSSLFWGAWLTCKNDSL, encoded by the coding sequence GTGAGCGACACCTCGACCAGCCCCGCAGAAAAATTCGACACCTCCCGCGCCAACGAATACGCCCGACAAAGCCGCATCGCCCTGGCCGGTTACGACGCCTGTCATGATCTGGCGGCCTGCATGTTGGCGGCCAGTCTCGGTTCGCGGCCGGCGGACATATTGGTTGTCGGCGCAGGTGGTACAGCGCAGGAAATCATTGCGATGGCGGCGCTGGAACCGCAGTGGCGTTTCATTGCGGTTGATCCTTCCGCGCCGATGCTTGAAGCCGCCGTGCAGCATTTGGAGGCCAACGACTTGTTGCATCGGACGCAGGTTCATCTCGGGCATGTCGAGGAGTTGCCGGCCGACGCAGCATTCGACGCGGCGACGTTGATCGGCGTGCTCCATCATCTGAACGGTGATGACCCCAAACGCCAGATCCTGCAATCGATTCAGGCACGGCTCAGGCCGGGCGCGCCGCTGATTGTCGCGGGCAACCATTACGCCTATGCCAGCCAACCGTTATTGCTGCAGGCGTGGGGGCAGCGCTGGCGGCAACAAGGCGCCAGTGCGGAAGAGGTGAAGGCCAAGCTTGGCAAGATTCTGCAAGGTGCCGATCCACCGCATTCCGAGGCGGCGGTTCAGGCGCTGTTGCGTGAGGCGGGGTTTGGCGAGGCGACGCGGTTCTTCAGCAGTTTGTTTTGGGGGGCGTGGCTGACGTGTAAAAACGACAGCCTCTAA
- a CDS encoding DUF3574 domain-containing protein produces the protein MPRRLLLAALFVAVAGCASPPPASVHTHDPASSTLQGDASRPAQAQWIRTELYFSVGSIDGKEGAVSPARWREFLDQEVTSRFPDGFSVFDAYGQWRDKGAKEPERLSTKVIVILHENSAKNVANIEAIRLAYKRITGDLSVLRLSQPAEVSF, from the coding sequence ATGCCTCGACGTCTTCTACTGGCGGCGCTGTTCGTCGCTGTTGCCGGTTGTGCCAGCCCTCCTCCTGCGTCCGTTCACACCCATGATCCCGCCAGTTCGACCCTGCAAGGCGATGCCTCGCGGCCGGCGCAGGCGCAGTGGATTCGCACCGAGTTGTATTTTTCGGTGGGGTCGATTGATGGCAAGGAAGGTGCGGTCAGTCCGGCGCGCTGGCGTGAGTTTCTTGATCAGGAAGTCACGTCGCGGTTTCCTGATGGCTTCAGCGTGTTTGATGCTTATGGGCAGTGGCGGGACAAGGGCGCGAAAGAGCCTGAGCGCTTGAGCACGAAGGTGATTGTGATCCTGCATGAGAACAGTGCGAAAAATGTAGCCAACATCGAAGCGATTCGTTTGGCTTACAAGCGTATTACCGGGGATTTGTCGGTACTGCGGTTGTCGCAGCCGGCGGAGGTGTCCTTCTAG
- a CDS encoding substrate-binding domain-containing protein gives MHGSITQFARHCFAGALFSAMALSAQANALPGAPAPFDKGQVQIALVGYLFSGDFPEAYLRGVEKQTEALGAHLRVFDARQQAASQGEMIDQAIDLGVDGIIVQLGLAETLKAPIDRAIAKGIKVVAFDVDLNTPQVTQVEQDHHALARLALDQAVQDNGTKFDAGYVYISGFTPMERRDEIWSQVKKANPGIIEKARFGTLNPPIANSVADQASAVLRANPGISVIFAPFDEFAKGAKIAVDEAGLTSKVKIYSADISTADIQIMKEPDSAWAATAAVNPQVAGAISVRSLAMLIAGENPGHQVLVPPTLITRQQLLDLDVKNVRDLARKLPAFGDTANVARAPWIPVAN, from the coding sequence ATGCACGGTTCAATCACACAGTTCGCCCGTCATTGCTTCGCCGGGGCGTTATTTTCGGCAATGGCGCTGAGCGCTCAGGCCAACGCCTTGCCCGGTGCGCCAGCGCCGTTCGATAAAGGTCAGGTGCAGATCGCGCTGGTGGGGTATTTGTTTTCCGGGGATTTTCCCGAAGCGTATTTGCGCGGCGTCGAAAAACAGACCGAAGCGCTCGGCGCCCACCTGCGCGTATTCGATGCCCGGCAGCAGGCGGCGAGCCAAGGCGAAATGATCGATCAGGCGATCGATCTGGGCGTCGACGGCATCATCGTCCAGCTCGGCTTGGCGGAAACGCTGAAAGCGCCGATTGATCGGGCCATCGCCAAAGGCATCAAGGTCGTTGCTTTCGATGTCGATCTGAACACGCCGCAAGTGACTCAGGTCGAGCAGGATCACCATGCGCTGGCGCGTCTGGCTCTCGATCAAGCGGTGCAGGATAACGGCACGAAGTTCGATGCCGGCTATGTGTACATCAGCGGTTTTACGCCAATGGAGCGCCGCGACGAGATCTGGAGTCAGGTCAAGAAAGCCAATCCGGGCATCATCGAGAAGGCGCGATTTGGCACGCTCAATCCGCCGATTGCCAACTCCGTGGCGGATCAGGCCAGCGCCGTGCTGCGCGCCAATCCAGGCATCAGCGTGATTTTTGCGCCGTTCGACGAGTTCGCCAAAGGCGCGAAAATCGCCGTGGATGAGGCGGGTCTGACGAGCAAGGTGAAGATCTACAGCGCCGATATTTCTACCGCCGATATTCAGATCATGAAAGAGCCGGACAGCGCCTGGGCGGCGACGGCGGCGGTCAATCCGCAAGTCGCCGGGGCGATCAGCGTGCGCAGCCTGGCGATGTTGATTGCCGGGGAGAATCCGGGGCATCAGGTGCTGGTGCCGCCGACGCTGATTACCCGTCAACAGTTGCTGGATCTGGATGTGAAGAACGTGCGTGATCTGGCGCGGAAACTTCCGGCTTTCGGCGACACCGCGAATGTCGCGCGGGCGCCGTGGATTCCGGTGGCTAACTAG
- a CDS encoding sulfite oxidase-like oxidoreductase — MHNKALLLRKSRSPKTDPALGKRLPPGQVLTERFPILHEGDVPEYDLANWSLRLFGTLARPIELRYADLQALPQRQLRCDIHCVTRWSKFDTEWSGVHLQDLLQAFDLQPASAFVMAHADHDYQTNLRIDDLLHPHSLLATHYAGQPLTAQHGWPLRLVVAGRYFWKSAKWLRGLEFVDQEQPGFWEQNGFHLHADPFAEQRFSGDELDIAEDAWLAKEFD, encoded by the coding sequence ATGCACAACAAAGCCTTGCTATTACGCAAAAGCCGTTCCCCGAAAACCGATCCGGCGCTCGGTAAGCGACTACCCCCAGGCCAGGTGCTGACGGAGCGATTTCCAATCCTGCACGAAGGCGATGTACCGGAATATGACCTCGCCAACTGGTCGCTGCGCCTGTTCGGCACGCTCGCACGGCCAATCGAATTGCGTTATGCCGATCTGCAGGCACTGCCGCAACGACAACTGCGCTGTGACATCCATTGCGTGACGCGCTGGTCGAAGTTCGACACCGAGTGGAGCGGGGTGCATCTGCAGGATCTGTTGCAGGCGTTCGATCTCCAGCCTGCATCGGCTTTTGTCATGGCCCATGCCGACCACGATTATCAGACCAACTTGCGAATTGATGATCTGCTGCACCCTCACAGTCTGCTGGCCACCCATTACGCCGGCCAACCACTGACTGCGCAACATGGCTGGCCGCTGCGATTGGTGGTGGCGGGGCGGTATTTCTGGAAGAGCGCCAAGTGGCTGCGCGGGCTTGAATTCGTTGATCAGGAACAACCGGGATTCTGGGAGCAGAATGGCTTTCATTTGCACGCCGATCCGTTTGCCGAACAGCGATTCAGTGGTGATGAACTGGATATTGCGGAGGATGCCTGGCTGGCAAAAGAGTTTGATTAA
- a CDS encoding DUF3772 domain-containing protein: MRNTLKSLFFVAFMLLVGGSSPLWAADLPAPATTAAAPLPVISQSDLQALQQRLDGLKQQISAANNYNQLEGPQDRVQAFILDVDQLSAALLPQQAQLAVQLGVLGAAPDADLAAEQADIIAQRASLAEQKSKVDGTLKSLAALKQSAADLITQIAGIRRTLLESELTLRTDSVLSPHFWSPLVSPTDDDRQRLLFFVAQVRDTWATVWAPGERLFTSILVLLALIIWTFGRRLAERGLTWVCIHRVPEGRLRRSALAFASALATIATTAIALQLLFYACTRHQPLPPVLETFSEEFEKVVYACVLLTGLSRALLSTEHPSWRLPAIADPVAQALKPYPRILSCTLLVLVTLVQVSNATGMSSQIVIAGRGVISIMVLAIVMTLMLRVGKVRKALIAANDASATNSTFAGVIYTLASVSMFVQALALLAGYVSLARFISYELVWAYIVLSGFYLLIQLIKDACEHVFSPRHASGKALKQLLGIGDRRLDQISILLSGFSRAALLLLAVIALFVGGIGTTLGQLASNIMAILGGAGLRKLNIVPGHLLNALLALMIGIWLIRALRRWLDNEFLPKTDMDPGMCASLSTLFSNIGYAFVILLTLSSLGVQWTNLAWIVSALSVGIGFGLQEIVKNFVSGLILLTERPVKVGDLISISGVEGDIRRINVRATEIQLSDRSIVIVPNSQLISQNLRNVTLGGSAQGVASLELVFPLDIDPEEVKDLLLNSYRENETILDKPAPFVRFSKLSPDGITLTVTGYVGSPRIVGVTKSDLLFEILKRLGAADIALAKPPGTA; the protein is encoded by the coding sequence ATGCGCAACACATTGAAGTCGTTGTTTTTTGTCGCATTCATGCTGCTGGTTGGCGGCAGTTCGCCGCTGTGGGCAGCCGATTTGCCGGCGCCGGCCACCACCGCCGCCGCGCCGCTGCCGGTGATTTCGCAAAGCGATCTGCAAGCCCTGCAACAACGCCTTGATGGGCTCAAACAACAGATCTCCGCAGCGAACAACTACAACCAGCTCGAAGGCCCGCAGGATCGGGTGCAGGCGTTCATTCTGGATGTCGATCAGTTATCGGCGGCGCTGTTGCCGCAGCAGGCGCAACTGGCGGTGCAGTTGGGCGTGCTGGGGGCGGCGCCGGATGCCGATCTGGCGGCGGAACAGGCGGATATCATCGCGCAACGGGCGTCGCTGGCCGAGCAAAAGAGCAAGGTCGACGGAACACTGAAGAGCCTGGCGGCGTTGAAGCAGAGCGCGGCAGATCTGATTACGCAGATCGCCGGCATTCGCCGCACGTTGCTCGAGAGCGAATTGACCCTGCGCACTGACAGCGTGTTGAGTCCGCATTTCTGGTCGCCACTGGTGAGTCCGACTGACGATGATCGTCAGCGTCTGCTTTTTTTCGTCGCTCAAGTGCGTGATACCTGGGCCACCGTGTGGGCGCCGGGCGAACGCTTGTTCACCAGTATCCTGGTGTTATTGGCGCTGATCATCTGGACCTTCGGCCGCAGACTGGCCGAACGCGGTCTGACCTGGGTGTGCATCCACCGCGTGCCGGAGGGTAGGCTGCGCCGCAGTGCGCTGGCATTCGCCTCGGCACTGGCGACCATCGCCACCACCGCCATTGCCCTGCAACTGCTGTTCTACGCCTGCACCCGCCACCAACCCTTGCCGCCGGTGCTGGAAACCTTTTCCGAAGAGTTCGAAAAAGTCGTGTATGCCTGCGTGTTGCTCACCGGATTGAGCCGCGCATTGCTGTCGACCGAACATCCCTCGTGGCGCCTGCCGGCGATTGCCGATCCGGTGGCGCAGGCGCTCAAGCCCTACCCGCGCATCCTGTCCTGCACATTGCTGGTGCTGGTCACGCTGGTGCAGGTCAGCAACGCCACCGGCATGAGCAGCCAGATCGTGATTGCCGGGCGCGGAGTCATTTCGATCATGGTGCTGGCGATTGTCATGACCCTGATGCTGCGCGTCGGCAAGGTGCGCAAGGCGCTGATCGCGGCCAATGACGCGTCAGCGACGAACAGCACGTTCGCCGGGGTGATTTATACCCTCGCCAGCGTCTCGATGTTTGTCCAGGCGCTTGCCCTGCTCGCCGGCTACGTATCGCTGGCGCGGTTCATCAGTTATGAGCTGGTGTGGGCGTACATTGTCTTGTCAGGGTTCTACCTGCTGATCCAGTTGATCAAGGACGCCTGCGAGCATGTGTTTTCCCCCCGACATGCGAGCGGCAAGGCACTCAAACAGTTACTGGGTATCGGTGATCGGCGACTCGATCAGATCTCGATTCTGCTGTCCGGCTTCAGTCGGGCGGCGCTGTTGCTGCTGGCGGTCATCGCCCTGTTTGTCGGTGGCATCGGCACCACCCTCGGACAACTGGCGAGCAACATCATGGCGATCCTCGGCGGCGCCGGGTTGCGCAAGCTGAACATCGTCCCCGGCCACCTGCTCAATGCCCTGTTGGCGCTGATGATCGGCATCTGGCTGATCCGCGCCCTGCGCCGTTGGCTCGACAATGAATTCCTGCCCAAGACCGACATGGACCCGGGCATGTGCGCCTCGCTGAGCACGCTGTTTTCCAACATCGGTTACGCGTTCGTGATTCTGCTGACGCTGTCGTCGCTGGGGGTGCAGTGGACCAATCTGGCGTGGATTGTCAGTGCGCTGTCGGTGGGTATCGGTTTCGGTCTGCAGGAGATCGTGAAGAACTTCGTCTCGGGCCTGATTCTGTTGACTGAACGACCGGTGAAGGTCGGCGATTTGATCAGCATCAGTGGCGTCGAAGGCGACATCCGCCGCATCAATGTGCGCGCCACGGAAATCCAGCTCAGCGACCGCTCGATCGTCATCGTGCCCAACTCGCAATTGATCTCGCAGAACCTGCGCAACGTGACCCTGGGCGGCAGCGCGCAAGGCGTGGCGTCACTGGAGTTGGTGTTCCCGCTGGACATCGATCCCGAAGAGGTCAAGGACCTGTTGCTCAACAGCTATCGCGAGAACGAAACCATCCTCGATAAACCGGCGCCGTTTGTGCGCTTCAGCAAATTGTCGCCGGACGGGATCACCTTGACGGTGACCGGCTATGTGGGCAGCCCGAGGATTGTCGGGGTGACCAAAAGTGATTTGTTGTTTGAAATTCTCAAGCGCCTTGGAGCGGCTGACATCGCGCTGGCGAAACCGCCGGGAACGGCATAA
- a CDS encoding APC family permease: MVSDAGPGRHLPVLQALLITLGMVITTDILKTAPTVALNVGPAHFYLVWVLGGVASMMGALCFAEMATAFPHPGGDYHFLRTAYGERMGFLFAWSRFSVMHTGWIALSAFMFADYVDAVVPLGQYGSGLFAGAVIAALVLLNLSGKHIGFITQTLLVGLLALGFLSIASAGVFLAWQGIEPPVPSLLPIPENTGMAGFSAAMIFVFLAFGGWSDAATLSAEVRDGRRGIFIAMMGALTVLMAIYLALNWAFVQGLGFAGLAASNAPAVELLNRAFGAPGVMLILLMVGIAAIATINSTLLVGARTTYAAACDVPQLRSFGAWDDRHGVPRKALLAEGAVALLLVLFGSFTQSGFNTMVEYLTPVYWLFLSLSSVALIILRRRFPEVPRPVKVPLYPLLPLLFFGLCLYMLYSSVTVVGWGAFLGIGVLVVGVVLLAGLSRLTPSPHRKRRPPSPLPEGEGADRVVLRDTST; this comes from the coding sequence ATGGTTTCTGATGCGGGGCCGGGGCGGCATCTGCCGGTGTTGCAGGCGTTGCTGATCACGCTGGGCATGGTGATTACCACCGACATCCTGAAAACCGCGCCGACCGTGGCCCTCAACGTCGGGCCGGCGCATTTCTACCTGGTTTGGGTGCTGGGCGGTGTGGCGTCGATGATGGGCGCGCTGTGTTTTGCCGAGATGGCCACGGCGTTTCCGCACCCGGGCGGCGATTATCACTTTCTGCGCACGGCGTATGGCGAACGCATGGGATTCTTGTTCGCCTGGTCGCGGTTTTCGGTGATGCACACCGGGTGGATTGCCTTGTCGGCGTTTATGTTTGCCGATTACGTCGATGCGGTGGTGCCGTTGGGGCAGTACGGTTCGGGGCTGTTTGCCGGCGCGGTGATTGCCGCGCTGGTGCTGCTTAATCTCAGTGGCAAGCACATCGGCTTTATTACCCAGACTTTATTGGTGGGACTGTTGGCATTGGGCTTTCTGAGCATTGCCAGTGCCGGCGTTTTTCTGGCCTGGCAAGGTATCGAACCGCCTGTGCCGAGTTTGTTGCCCATCCCGGAAAACACCGGTATGGCCGGGTTTTCGGCGGCCATGATTTTTGTCTTCCTGGCGTTCGGCGGCTGGAGCGATGCCGCAACGTTATCGGCGGAAGTGCGGGACGGGCGGCGCGGTATTTTCATCGCCATGATGGGCGCGCTTACCGTGCTGATGGCGATCTATCTGGCGCTCAATTGGGCGTTCGTTCAAGGCTTGGGGTTCGCTGGACTGGCCGCCAGCAATGCACCAGCGGTCGAGTTGTTGAACCGTGCTTTCGGTGCACCGGGTGTCATGCTGATTTTGCTGATGGTTGGCATCGCCGCGATTGCGACGATCAACTCGACCCTGCTGGTCGGTGCGCGCACCACCTACGCAGCAGCTTGCGATGTGCCGCAACTGCGCAGTTTCGGCGCTTGGGATGATCGGCATGGCGTGCCGCGCAAAGCGCTGCTGGCGGAAGGTGCGGTGGCGTTGTTGCTGGTGCTGTTTGGCAGTTTTACCCAGAGCGGCTTCAACACGATGGTTGAGTACCTGACCCCGGTTTATTGGCTGTTCTTGAGTTTGAGCAGCGTGGCGTTGATCATTCTGCGGCGGCGCTTTCCCGAGGTGCCGAGGCCGGTGAAGGTGCCGTTGTATCCGCTGTTGCCGTTGCTGTTTTTCGGTTTGTGTTTGTACATGCTGTATTCCAGCGTGACGGTGGTGGGGTGGGGAGCGTTTCTGGGGATTGGGGTGCTGGTGGTGGGCGTGGTGCTGTTGGCCGGGTTGAGCCGACTGACGCCAAGCCCTCATCGGAAACGCCGCCCGCCCAGCCCTCTCCCGGAGGGAGAGGGAGCCGACCGCGTTGTCTTGCGTGATACATCGACCTGA